From one Anopheles cruzii chromosome 3, idAnoCruzAS_RS32_06, whole genome shotgun sequence genomic stretch:
- the LOC128271532 gene encoding 28S ribosomal protein S24, mitochondrial: protein MLLPAVNLMMCRFAVARRCIHTTGLAAKSQSGRYKITPRGDRPLTYEMANPPYQIAHRKAWNSWNTSNLEGELRPSQTMLEDDFVRRFMTGTWHGLVLSEVIIKRQHNHIRIAAIISRSVPARKMYFLIGYCEELLSYWLQCPVTLELQTTDGRKDVIFKYI, encoded by the exons ATGCTCCTTCCCGCAGTAAAtttg ATGATGTGCCGGTTTGCCGTCGCGAGACGTTGTATCCACACAACGGGCCTGGCGGCGAAATCTCAATCCGGTCGGTACAAAATCACCCCGAGAGGCGACCGCCCGCTGACGTACGAAATGGCCAACCCGCCGTACCAGATTGCGCATCGCAAGGCGTGGAACTCGTGGAATACGT CGAACCTGGAAGGGGAACTGCGACCATCGCAGACGATGCTGGAAGACGATTTCGTGCGCCGCTTCATGACCGGCACCTGGCACGGATTGGTACTGTCGGAGGTAATTATCAAGCGCCAGCACAACCACATCCGGATAGCGGCAATCATCAGTCGATCGGTGCCGGCCCGGAAAATGTACTTCCTTATCGGGTACTGCGAGGAGCTGCTGTCCTACTGGTTACAGTGTCCGGTCACGCTCGAGCTTCAGACTACTGACGGTAGGAAGGACGTTATCTTTAAATACATTTAA
- the LOC128272606 gene encoding unconventional myosin-Ib — protein MEQEIGSWDSVLLENLSEESFISNLHQRYKRDLIYTYIGTFLVALNPYKTLQIYSPEQVRKYATKSLFQLPPHIFALANSAHQFLLNYNEDQCIIMAGECGSGKTESSHMIVHFLTQLSEMRRSRAPIFSLRSSNPSSRQSTPKHSTINRIGSSFESAAPSGTMAGGRLDSIMKYNSSRHPKCSHEKTVEFDLISHHKSSENLPAMANYGFMSVASTPKCLKHSNQSISRSTEGSEFPTKSTLKSAAATAAACPKHNCTSSHADLNRMCAPSPSLQKRSLMRCCHQNSSTRSIHKSSSSIALTYEHGTTSPSTCSRRQLLKSISKEVYIRDLELQKMRERVAHAESFLEAMGNAVTGKNANSSRFGKFFDIEFDYKGDPVGGHLTLYMLEKSRVTTRPSGERNFHIFYQLLSGADIQLLKSLKLQRNIDKYELLKNSFANEDDRTNFCYSKRSLEVLGFAQDEILSIFTILAVVLKLGNLTFIPTTNIDGSEGCEISNEYELDEIAQLLQLDNQLLFNCLTRLGDNWDQLEPDGTEIDACYASRIKFTLCRTLYGRLFAWIVTRVNDALKLKSSTGGSRGKTIGLLDFYGFEALEKNSFEQLAINYCNERLQQHFIKNVLKHQQDLYVNEGLDWIRIDYFDNGPICELIDKPCFGILHLLDEPQVINDGLLLTRLHQCCAGHTHFLARDATLPSNCFQVRHFEGPVVYTTNGFTEKNMDLLPKHISSCLFQSDLLIASCLFPEGNPKRHANRKPPSSLSTNLRTSLQTLLKLLEQRSNHYIFCIKPNELKQPKMFELGLVQHQVRYLCLMPLINLWRNGHCFNMVHARFVQRYKLLCQYTWPHFTGTTVDGVALIIRSVPLPGAEFTIGRKKVFIRSPRTVYELDEFRKVRLNELALLIQKTYRCYTKRKQYLALRHSQLIIAGYWRVWREREKIRIVEFRKQAQWAVQVIGRFFVLLKTREFLLTLLLRLPHDNMSPICLDWPSAPTFLTETSQLLRTIFHRWRCYKYRKSFDQPARNRMREKVTASIIFKDRKISYPRSVAHPFHGDYIRLRQNIQWKRVSCEHNDQYVVFADIINKIARSSGKFIPILLVISTNSMLLLDQKTMQIKYRIPASEIYRMSLSPYFDDIAVIHIRADNYCSSNMSDRSESPTGCLFQSEIGKKKGDFVLQTAHSIEIVTKLFLVIQNATAKSPEVTLSTDFEANFGGQTVIFTFKCGGLVDNPYNQTRVSRKGNRMEVIV, from the exons ATGGAGCAGGAAATCGGCAGCTGGGACTCCGTGCTGCTGGAGAACCTGTCCGAGGAGAGCTTCATCAGCAATCTGCACCAGCGCTACAAACGTGATTTGATATAT ACCTACATCGGAACGTTCCTGGTGGCACTGAATCCCTACAAAACGCTGCAGATCTACAGTCCGGAACAGGTTCGAAAGTATGCGACCAAAAGCCTCTTTCAGTTGCCACCGCACAT ATTCGCGCTGGCCAACTCCGCGCACCAGTTCCTGCTGAACTACAACGAAGACCAGTGCATCATAATGGCGGGCGAGTGTGGTTCGGGCAAAACGGAATCGTCGCACATGATAGTCCACTTCCTGACGCAGCTCTCGGAGATGCGGCGCAGCCGGGCACCGATCTTTTCGCTCCGCAGTTCCAATCCAAGTTCGAGACAATCGACACCGAAACACTCCACAATCAATCGCATTGGATCGTCGTTTGAAAGTGCGGCCCCATCCGGTACGATGGCCGGTGGGCGGCTTGACAGTATTATGAAGTACAACTCATCGAGG CACCCGAAATGTTCGCACGAAAAAACGGTCGAGTTCGATCTGATCTCGCATCACAAGAGCTCGGAAAATTTGCCGGCCATGGCCAACTACGGATTCATGTCCGTCGCCAGTACGCCCAAGTGCCTGAAGCACTCGAACCAGTCCATCAGCCGCTCGACCGAGGGGAGCGAGTTTCCGACAAAGTCAACGCTcaaatcggcggcggccaccgcggcggcATGCCCGAAGCACAACTGCACCAGCAGCCACGCGGACCTGAACCGCATGTGCGCCCCTTCGCCGTCGCTCCAGAAGCGCAGTCTCATGCGCTGTTGCCACCAGAACAGTAGCACCCGCTCGATCCACAAGTCATCCTCGTCGATCGCACTGACGTACGAGCACGGGACCACGTCGCCGTCGACCTGCTCCCGGCGGCAGCTACTGAAATCCATCTCGAAGGAGGTCTACATCCGTGATTTGGAACTCCAGAAGATGCGTGAGCGTGTGGCGCACGCCGAAAGTTTCCTCGAAGCGATGGGAAACGCCGTGACGGGGAAGAACGCCAACTCGAGCCGCTTT GGGAAATTTTTCGACATCGAATTCGATTACAAGGGCGATCCTGTCGGTGGTCATCTGACGTTGT ACATGTTGGAAAAG TCCCGTGTAACAACGCGACCCTCTGGGGAACGgaattttcacattttctacCAACTACTGTCCGGTGCCGACATACAGTTGCTCA AATCACTTAAGCTGCAGCGGAACATTGACAAGTACGAACTGCTAAAGAACAGCTTCGCCAACGAAGACGATCGTACGAATTTCTGTTACTCAAAG CGATCACTGGAAGTGTTGGGCTTTGCGCAGGATGAAATACTCTCCATTTTCACCATCCTGGCCGTGGTGCTGAAGCTTGGCAATCTCACCTTCATTCCGACCACCAACATCGACGGCAGTGAAGGATGCGAGATTTCCAACGAGTACG AGCTCGACGAGATCGCTCAGCTGTTGCAGCTGGACAATCAGCTGCTGTTCAACTGCCTCACGCGACTCGGCGACAACTGGGACCAGCTGGAGCCGGACGGGACGGAAATCGATGCGTGCTACGCTTCGCGCATCAAGTTCACCCTCTGCCGGACGCTCTACGGCCGTCTGTTTGCGTGGATCGTGACGCGCGTGAACGACGCACTGAAGCTCAAGTccagcaccggcggcagtcGAGGGAAAACGATTGGTTTGCTAGATTTCTACGGTTTCGAGGCGTTGGAAAAGAACTCATTCGAACAGCTGGCCATCAACTACTGCAACGAGCGGTTGCAACAG CATTTTATCAAAAACGTGCTGAAACATCAGCAAGATTTGTACGTCAACGAGGGACTGGATTGGATACGGATCGACTACTTTGACAATGGGCCGATCTGCGAGTTGATCGATAAGCCGTGCTTCGGCATACTGCATCTGCTCGACGAGCCGCAGGTCATCAACgatgggctgctgctgaccagGCTGCACCAGTGCTGTGCGGGTCACACACACTTTTTGGCCCGTGACGCGACGTTGCCTTCCAATTGCTTCCA AGTGCGTCACTTCGAAGGGCCGGTCGTGTACACGACGAACGGGTTCACCGAGAAAAACATGGACCTGCTGCCGAAGCACATCAGCAGCTGCCTGTTTCAGAGCGATCTCCTGATCGCGTCCTGTTTGTTCCCCGAGGGTAACCCGAAGCGCCACGCCAACCGTAAACCACCATCGAGCTTAAGCACCAACCTGCGGACCTCGTTGCAAACGTTGCTCAAGCTGCTCGAGCAGCGCTCGAACCATTACATTTTCTGCATCAAACCGAACGAGCTGAAGCAACCGAAAATGTTTGAGCTCGGCTTGGTGCAGCATCAGGTTCGCTACCTTTG TTTGATGCCTCTGATCAACCTGTGGCGCAATGGCCACTGCTTCAACATGGTACACGCACGGTTCGTGCAACGTTACAAGCTACTGTGCCAGTACACCTGGCCCCACTTTACCGGcacgacggtggacggtgtgGCGCTGATCATACGCAGTGTACCGCTGCCCGGGGCCGAGTTTACGATCGGTCGCAAAAAGGTATTCATTCGCAGCCCCCGAACGGTGTACGAGCTGGACGAGTTCCGGAAGGTGCGCCTCAACGAGCTGGCGCTGCTGATCCAGAAAACGTACCGCTGCTACACCAAACGGAAACAGTACCTTGCCCTGCGCCACAGTCAGCTGATCATCGCCGGCTACTGGCGTGTTTGGAGA GAACGCGAAAAGATACGGATAGTCGAGTTTCGAAAGCAGGCCCAGTGGGCCGTACAGGTGATTGGTAGATTTTTCGTCCTCCTCAAG ACGCGCGAATTTCTTTTAACCCTGCTGCTACGCTTACCGCACGACAACATGAGCCCCATCTGTCTCGATTGGCCGTCGGCACCAACGTTTCTGACCGAAACGTCGCAGCTGCTGCGTACCATCTTTCACCGCTGGCGGTGCTACAAGTACCGGAAATCGTTCGACCAGCCGGCGCGCAATCGGATGCGGGAGAAAGTGACGGCCAGCATCATTTTCAAGGATCGCAAAATCTCGTACCCGCGCAGTGTCGCCCATCCGTTCCACGGTGACTACATTCGGTTGCGGCAGAACATCCAGTGGAAGCGGGTGAGCTGCGAGCACAACGATCAGTACGTGGTGTTTGCCGATATCATCAACAAGATCGCGCGCTCCAGTGGCAAG TTCATCCCCATTCTGTTGGTGATCTCCACCAactcgatgctgctgctggatcagAAGACGATGCAAATCAAGTACCGCATTCCGGCGTCGGAAATCTACCGGATGTCGCTCAGTCCGTACTTTGACGACATTGCCGTCATACACATCCGTGCG GATAACTATTGCTCGTCCAATATGTCCGATCGCTCGGAATCACCCACCGGATGTTTGTTCCAG TCGGAAATCGGTAAAAAGAAGGGCGACTTTGTGCTGCAAACGGCCCACTCGATCGAAATCGTCACCAAGCTGTTTCTGGTCATCCAGAATGCTACTGCCAAATCGCCCGAAGTAACGCTCAGCACAGA CTTCGAAGCGAACTTTGGTGGCCAAACCGTCATCTTTACCTTCAAGTGTGGCGGCCTGGTGGACAATCCGTACAATCAGACGCGCGTCTCGCGCAAGGGCAATCGGATGGAGGTGATCGTGTAA